One window from the genome of Enterobacter asburiae encodes:
- a CDS encoding phage integrase N-terminal SAM-like domain-containing protein encodes MDTQIAHISHTNKKGYVWRKRYEKRTIEIILRTRDKSIAIKRTASITIRYMELKSLEAPFSSMREMLKKFRDGLVASDEIERLRNLATASQEAPHAVTTASPMQSLALSTKRPQKVAQGHSLAVAKKAYFDANTEWKEKTIKAYSGCIDRFIVWCTSKNIETVEEITKEHVISFKSCMDEEKLASMTKQKIITALGSMFAFVLNVKEWIDKNPFRGMNYKKVSVEKPKEEVTPTQFKK; translated from the coding sequence ATGGACACACAAATTGCACACATATCGCACACAAATAAAAAGGGGTATGTATGGCGCAAGCGTTATGAAAAACGCACGATTGAAATCATCCTGCGCACCCGCGATAAATCAATTGCCATAAAAAGAACGGCATCTATAACAATCCGGTATATGGAGCTAAAATCCCTTGAAGCACCATTTTCCTCAATGCGGGAAATGCTGAAAAAGTTTCGTGATGGCCTCGTTGCCTCGGACGAGATTGAACGATTGAGGAATCTTGCGACGGCTTCGCAGGAAGCGCCACACGCTGTTACTACCGCTTCGCCAATGCAATCCCTTGCCTTAAGCACTAAACGGCCTCAGAAGGTCGCACAGGGGCATTCCTTAGCGGTAGCCAAAAAAGCGTACTTTGACGCTAACACTGAATGGAAAGAGAAAACTATTAAGGCATATTCGGGTTGCATAGATAGATTTATTGTTTGGTGTACATCGAAAAATATTGAGACTGTGGAAGAAATAACGAAAGAGCATGTTATTTCATTTAAATCTTGCATGGATGAAGAAAAATTAGCCTCCATGACTAAACAGAAAATTATTACCGCATTGGGTAGTATGTTTGCGTTTGTGTTGAATGTTAAAGAATGGATTGATAAAAATCCATTCAGGGGGATGAATTATAAAAAGGTCAGTGTTGAGAAACCTAAAGAGGAAGTTACCCCAACTCAATTCAAAAAATGA
- a CDS encoding glycoside hydrolase family 3 N-terminal domain-containing protein, protein MTAIYKDAGRPVHERVADLLARMTPEEKFAQMHAYWLILDENGNHRERSDLSDEFAGVSEQASLSERLKLGVGQITRPLGTHIVDAKTGVRAANRLQRMMIEETRLGIPALFHEECLVGLLCKDATLFPSSLNYGSTWDPELVQRAAEQIGKEARSVGCQQGLAPVLDVSRDVRWGRTEETFGEDPWLVGVMATAYVKGLQGDKRDLLATLKHYVGHSFSEGARNHAPVHLGFSELNDTFLLPFEMAVKLANAGSVMPAYHDIDNQPGHSDSFLLTTVLREQWGFDGIIVADYGGVSLLHQHHGISHDAAESAALAFNAGLDVELPKDDCARHLAEAVERGLISMAKVDEIVARVLTEKFRLGLFEKPYADENGIDLQNDMTRQAAREVATKSVTLLENNGILPLGGKPRVAVVGPTADDPLALLSGYSFPVHLIISDMVEETSQVTTPRAALEQYLGASNVRYAKGCHIIEKRMAGAPVFPGDSGGKPMQQSPVSLSTALIPEAVNAAQESDVVVACVGDLAGLFQSGTVGEGSDTDSLNLPGVQQQLLEALVATGKPVIVVMTGGRPYNLQGLEDKVAALIMAWAPGQEGGWAIADVLTGRAEPQGRLVVSVPKSAGAMPYYYNHKLKSGGTPFAFHFGSRYPFGFGLGWTQFSWGAAKVAASSVPIDGEVTLSVDITNTGERSGSEVVQVYVRDKVATQVRPLQELKAFQRVTLSPGETATLAFTLPVEMFNFTRRDGKRIVEPGEFELQVGASSADIRQAVTVNVTGETRVLPAEWRMLSACEVKRA, encoded by the coding sequence ATGACTGCTATCTATAAGGACGCGGGACGTCCCGTGCACGAGCGCGTCGCCGATTTACTGGCGCGTATGACCCCAGAAGAGAAGTTCGCCCAGATGCACGCGTACTGGCTGATCCTCGATGAAAACGGTAACCACCGCGAGCGCAGCGACCTCAGTGATGAATTCGCCGGCGTGAGCGAGCAGGCGTCGCTTAGCGAACGGCTAAAGCTGGGCGTCGGGCAGATCACGCGTCCGCTGGGCACCCACATCGTTGATGCGAAAACCGGCGTGCGCGCAGCGAATCGCCTGCAGCGGATGATGATTGAAGAGACGCGTCTTGGCATTCCGGCGCTGTTCCATGAAGAGTGTCTGGTAGGGCTGCTCTGCAAAGACGCCACCCTGTTCCCGTCGTCATTGAACTACGGTTCGACCTGGGATCCGGAGCTTGTGCAGCGGGCGGCAGAGCAGATTGGCAAAGAGGCGCGCTCCGTCGGCTGCCAGCAGGGGCTTGCGCCGGTGCTGGACGTATCCCGAGACGTGCGCTGGGGGCGTACCGAAGAGACCTTCGGGGAAGATCCCTGGCTGGTGGGCGTGATGGCGACCGCCTACGTCAAAGGATTACAGGGCGATAAACGCGACCTGCTGGCGACCCTGAAACATTACGTGGGGCACTCGTTCAGCGAGGGCGCGCGAAACCATGCGCCGGTGCACCTGGGGTTCAGCGAGCTGAACGACACCTTCCTGCTGCCGTTTGAAATGGCGGTCAAGCTGGCAAACGCCGGTTCGGTGATGCCCGCGTACCACGATATCGATAACCAGCCGGGGCACAGCGACAGCTTCCTGCTGACCACCGTCCTGCGCGAACAGTGGGGATTCGACGGGATTATTGTGGCGGATTACGGCGGCGTCAGCCTGCTGCACCAGCACCACGGCATTTCCCACGACGCGGCCGAATCTGCTGCGCTGGCGTTCAACGCCGGGCTGGACGTTGAGCTGCCGAAAGATGACTGCGCGCGGCATCTGGCGGAAGCGGTAGAGCGCGGGCTGATCTCTATGGCGAAAGTGGATGAGATTGTGGCGCGCGTGCTGACCGAAAAATTCCGTCTGGGGCTGTTTGAAAAGCCGTACGCGGATGAAAACGGTATCGATCTGCAAAACGATATGACCCGCCAGGCCGCGCGGGAGGTGGCGACAAAATCGGTCACGCTGCTGGAAAACAACGGCATTTTACCGCTCGGCGGCAAACCCCGCGTGGCGGTAGTGGGGCCGACGGCAGACGATCCGCTGGCGTTACTGAGCGGCTACAGCTTCCCGGTGCATTTGATCATCAGCGATATGGTGGAAGAGACCTCGCAGGTCACGACCCCGCGCGCGGCGCTGGAGCAGTATCTCGGTGCATCGAACGTCCGCTATGCCAAAGGGTGCCACATCATCGAAAAACGGATGGCGGGCGCGCCGGTCTTCCCGGGTGACAGCGGCGGCAAACCGATGCAGCAGTCGCCGGTTTCACTAAGCACCGCCCTGATCCCCGAGGCGGTAAACGCCGCGCAGGAGAGTGACGTGGTGGTGGCCTGCGTGGGCGATCTCGCCGGGCTGTTCCAGAGCGGTACCGTGGGGGAAGGTTCCGATACCGATTCCCTGAACCTGCCGGGCGTCCAGCAACAGTTGCTGGAGGCGCTGGTGGCGACGGGCAAGCCAGTGATTGTCGTGATGACCGGCGGGCGTCCGTACAACCTTCAGGGGCTGGAGGACAAGGTGGCGGCGCTGATAATGGCGTGGGCGCCGGGGCAGGAAGGGGGCTGGGCGATTGCGGACGTGCTGACGGGGCGTGCCGAGCCGCAGGGGCGTCTGGTGGTGAGCGTGCCGAAAAGCGCCGGGGCAATGCCTTATTACTACAATCACAAGCTCAAAAGCGGCGGCACGCCGTTTGCGTTCCATTTCGGTTCGCGTTACCCGTTTGGCTTCGGCCTCGGCTGGACGCAGTTTAGCTGGGGAGCGGCAAAAGTGGCGGCATCCAGCGTGCCGATCGACGGCGAGGTGACGCTGAGTGTGGATATCACCAATACCGGAGAGCGCAGCGGCAGCGAGGTGGTGCAGGTTTATGTCAGAGATAAGGTCGCCACGCAGGTGCGGCCGCTTCAGGAGCTGAAGGCCTTCCAGCGCGTCACGCTCTCGCCGGGCGAAACCGCCACGCTCGCCTTTACGCTGCCGGTTGAGATGTTCAACTTTACCCGTCGCGACGGGAAACGCATCGTTGAGCCGGGTGAGTTTGAACTGCAGGTTGGCGCATCGTCGGCGGATATCCGCCAGGCGGTGACGGTCAATGTGACGGGGGAAACGCGGGTGCTGCCTGCGGAGTGGCGGATGCTCAGTGCCTGTGAGGTGAAGCGCGCGTAA
- a CDS encoding MFS transporter, translating into MTLSSVLRTKDKIGYGLGDMASALVWQTATLFLAYFYTDVFGLPAAIMGTMFLVVRVVDAFVDPCIGALVDRTRTRHGRFRPWLLWFAIPFGVSCLITFYVPDVGPSGKIVYACVTYAILSLIYSAINVPYCAMPGALTLDPRERHSLQSWRFGLSFIGGLVVTVIALPLVSLLGQGNVQKGYFYAMSLMGLLGIVLFFCCFLMTRERYSPRNDTSGSMLTDLKLLAGNSQWRIVFLFNILLLTAVVTRGSATMYYVNYVLLRPDLVFAFIVSGMVASLSGALLSERLLGKFDRVRAYQWTIISFVIFGALIFFLPPSQVWLIFGLNIVFSFVQNLTTPLQWTMFSDVVDYEEHRSGRRLDGLVFSTALFAIKFGLALGGAVVGWVLGMVDYAPGQATQAPGVLSTINALFTLIPCALFLCMVALLAIYKLNSRLVDSIAQELASKREVRPDAGQLSPATPSALQE; encoded by the coding sequence ATGACACTCTCCTCTGTATTGCGTACCAAAGATAAAATAGGCTATGGCTTAGGCGATATGGCCAGCGCGCTGGTCTGGCAAACGGCAACGTTATTTCTCGCTTATTTTTATACAGACGTGTTTGGGCTGCCCGCCGCGATTATGGGCACCATGTTTTTAGTGGTGCGCGTGGTCGATGCGTTTGTCGACCCGTGCATTGGCGCACTCGTCGATCGCACCCGGACGCGTCACGGACGTTTCCGTCCCTGGCTGCTGTGGTTCGCCATCCCGTTTGGCGTGAGCTGTCTGATCACCTTCTACGTGCCGGACGTCGGGCCGTCCGGGAAAATCGTCTATGCCTGCGTGACCTACGCCATTCTTAGCCTTATCTATTCGGCGATTAACGTCCCTTACTGCGCCATGCCCGGCGCGCTGACGCTGGACCCGCGCGAGCGTCACTCTCTGCAGTCGTGGCGCTTTGGCCTGTCGTTTATCGGCGGGTTGGTTGTGACGGTTATTGCCCTGCCGCTGGTCTCATTGTTAGGCCAGGGCAACGTGCAGAAAGGCTATTTCTATGCCATGAGCCTGATGGGGCTGCTGGGAATTGTGCTGTTCTTCTGCTGTTTTCTGATGACCCGCGAGCGTTATTCTCCGCGCAATGATACTTCCGGCTCCATGCTCACCGATTTAAAACTGCTGGCCGGGAACAGCCAGTGGCGTATTGTGTTCCTGTTTAATATTTTGCTGTTAACGGCGGTGGTGACGCGCGGTTCCGCCACCATGTATTACGTGAACTATGTGCTGTTGCGCCCGGATCTGGTTTTTGCCTTTATTGTTTCCGGCATGGTGGCCTCCTTAAGCGGCGCATTATTATCTGAACGGCTGCTGGGGAAATTTGATCGCGTACGCGCCTACCAGTGGACCATTATTTCCTTCGTCATTTTCGGCGCGCTGATTTTCTTCCTGCCGCCTTCGCAAGTGTGGCTGATTTTTGGCCTCAACATCGTCTTTAGCTTTGTGCAAAACCTCACCACGCCGCTGCAGTGGACCATGTTCTCCGATGTGGTCGACTACGAAGAGCACCGCAGCGGCCGTCGTCTGGACGGGCTGGTCTTCTCCACCGCGCTGTTTGCCATCAAGTTTGGCCTGGCGCTGGGCGGGGCGGTCGTCGGCTGGGTGCTTGGCATGGTGGATTACGCCCCGGGACAGGCAACCCAGGCGCCAGGCGTTCTCTCGACCATCAACGCGCTGTTCACCCTTATCCCTTGCGCGCTGTTCCTCTGCATGGTCGCGCTGCTTGCCATCTACAAGCTCAACAGCCGGCTGGTGGACTCCATCGCCCAAGAGCTGGCCAGCAAGCGTGAAGTCAGACCCGACGCGGGGCAGCTCAGCCCGGCAACCCCTTCCGCACTACAGGAGTAA
- a CDS encoding tyrosine-type recombinase/integrase, with protein sequence MIEQPAVTKDVQNYWANVLMYYTGMRVSELRQITKDDYIEIEGIKCISINTHEEGKTTKTESSKRNIPICDALLALNVWEEKPVMKNGLNSIMDKISKAYKTIGLKRTSHCYRHSMSNRLRDTDADDSTRTFILGHAAHGITDRVYITRLPLQKMLKALNDAN encoded by the coding sequence ATGATTGAGCAACCAGCAGTAACTAAAGACGTTCAAAATTATTGGGCTAATGTACTTATGTATTATACAGGGATGCGGGTTAGCGAGTTACGGCAAATCACAAAGGATGATTACATCGAAATAGAAGGGATTAAATGCATTAGCATTAATACTCATGAAGAAGGGAAAACCACTAAAACAGAATCAAGTAAACGAAACATACCAATTTGCGATGCACTTTTAGCGCTTAACGTATGGGAAGAAAAGCCCGTAATGAAGAATGGATTAAACAGCATTATGGATAAAATCAGCAAGGCGTATAAAACTATTGGTTTAAAACGAACAAGCCATTGCTACCGCCATAGTATGTCTAACAGATTACGTGATACTGATGCTGATGATAGTACACGAACCTTTATTTTAGGTCATGCAGCGCATGGAATTACTGATAGAGTTTATATAACGCGCTTACCATTACAGAAAATGTTAAAGGCGCTGAATGATGCTAATTAA